Within the Plasmodium relictum strain SGS1 genome assembly, chromosome: 12 genome, the region ATATGTTtacaatttttcttttttttttttataatttgttttaaattttaGATAAATAATCTGAAACACCCTCTGTAGATGGTTTCATGGCTATTTTTCCTTTTGCCCAGTTCGCTGGACAAACATCTCCATATTTTTCATGGTGCTGTAAAGCATCAattattcttaaaatttCATCAACTGATCTACCAATTGCTAAATTATTGATGAGCACATGTTGaattattccttttttatctattaaaaagaaaGCTCTTAATGCTACACTATcattaaataaaacattATAATCTCTTGAAATTGATTTTGTAATATCAGATAACAAAGTATGCCTTATATTACCAATGCCCCCGTTTGACAATGGTGTTTTTTTCCATGCTAAATGTGTAAATTTACTATCCACACTGCATCCTATCAATTctacatttctttctttaaaTGAATCTAAGGCTTTATCTAATGCTATTATTTCTGATGGGCATACAAAAGTGAAATCCAGtggataaaaatataaaagtacatattttttatcaataaaGTCAGTTAAACTTACTTCACCAAAAGAATTATCTCCAAAAAGTGCTTCTGCTTTAAAAAAAGGAGCTTCTTTTCCTACGTTCAATGCCATCTtctgaaaaataaatattaaatatatttttttttaatttttcttaaaaaataaatataaacaaataaaattatacctaattttaatgaaaatatatttaacttaaataataaatattta harbors:
- the Trx-Px1 gene encoding thioredoxin peroxidase 1, putative, translated to MALNVGKEAPFFKAEALFGDNSFGEVSLTDFIDKKYVLLYFYPLDFTFVCPSEIIALDKALDSFKERNVELIGCSVDSKFTHLAWKKTPLSNGGIGNIRHTLLSDITKSISRDYNVLFNDSVALRAFFLIDKKGIIQHVLINNLAIGRSVDEILRIIDALQHHEKYGDVCPANWAKGKIAMKPSTEGVSDYLSKI